In Fragaria vesca subsp. vesca linkage group LG1, FraVesHawaii_1.0, whole genome shotgun sequence, the sequence AGCAGCCGAGGCCTATGACATTGCGGCCATCAAGTTTAGGGGCATCAATGCAGTAACAAATTTTGAGATGAATCGATATGATGTTGAAGCTATTAGCAAGAGCTCTCTTCCTGTTGGTAGTTCAGCAAAGCGATTGAAGATCTCTCTGGAATCGGAAGAGCAGAAATCATCTGTGAACAACCGTGATCTGCATCAGCAACAGAATTCTCAGTGCAGTAGTGGCAGCAACAGCAACACTATCAATTTTGCTAATTCCATGGCGCAACCTATTCAGACCATCCCATGTGGAATTCCATATGATCATGCTGCAGCATTTTATCATCACAACCTTCTCCAACAGTTTCAATCTTATAACTACTATGGCACTACTTCGGATTCTTCAGCAGTTTCGCAACCTAACATTGCAACAAGTCAGATGACAATGGCAATGATGCCCCAGCAGCAGGAGCAGCAGCAGCCAGCTGAGTTCTTTCTCTGGCCTCAGTACCAAACCCATCAATCATAGGGGACTAAAAAAGGCCGTCGCTTTGTTTATCCCATAATGTTATGTTAGCCGCTAACAATATCCGGCTGACCCAACATCTGACCCTCACTCCAATCCACCTCTTGACCTTATAATTAGGACTAGGACTAGGGAAAATCAAGGCAAGATGGTTTTTTGTTTGGAGGCTAAAGTTATGGATAGAGTAGGAAGGAAGCTGGATTTTGTATTTAAGGTGGGAAAACTCTGAATGGCGTATCCATTTACTTAAGGAATTTTCATTTTGTTCATCTTTCCAGTGCTCCTATTTTCATCAGTTGGTTTTGTTAAGTAGATCACCTAGACGCAGAATTAGCATCGTCATACATAGATCATTCTGATTTGCCTCGAAGTGAAGGATCCGAAATTCTAAATGGTAACTAGAGGCTCAAATCAAGTGATATGTAGTTTTTTTCCACTTTTGCCTGCATAAATGTATCATATGAACTGATACGCGTGGAGATACCCTTCCCTCTTAAGCCGTCAGAAACCCATTGTCGCGTTCAACAAAGTAAACCAAAACCAATTGAATCATCGAATGACTAAGATGATTGTAACAGCTGCTACTAGGTTATATCTGATGACTGATATCAGTTGGGGCCTGAATATTCACTTTAATAGATCCAAGTGGAAACGTTGTGAACAAGATGTATATACTCTACGAAAGGGCTCATACTCATTTGGTGCTCGGTCTTGTCACAATCATGCTTATAATAAATCAAGACCATTGAAAATACTTAAAAAATAGGGTAAAAGTTTGTGTAAAATAAAATGTCTCTTTATCCGGACTCTAGATATAAATATGTAAATAAATATCTTAAATAACTAAAATGGCTCATGCTTAGGGTTAAGAAAAATCGTGCTTGTTCCTTTCTTGCAAATGAAAGAAAACAGTGTGATATTGTTACCAAATCTCCATTAAGAACAATCAAAATCTGTACATTCCATTAACATCAAGGAACCAATATTATCCGGAAAAAAGAAACACCATGCTTCTCCGGATTCCGGAACACATAAAACGTGCTACCATACGCGCAGCCTGATTACATTCTCCTATTAAACCGATTTTCAGAAATACGGGTTGTCACGACACCAAGTCACCCTCCTATTAGTCAGGTCCAATTTCATGGGCTTGACTCTGATTAAGCCACAACCGGTCCAAGCCTTGCCGGGCCAAAACGGACCCAGAATCCATCCTCAAGGCCCGCTCGAACGCCTCCCTAGCTTCCTCCCTCATATTCTTCCACTCGTAACACTGACCCAACAAACAAAACGCCGTCGTATCACCCTCACCCTCACTCAGCCCAACCGCCTCAACCAGGTCCTCCACCGCCGAGTCAACCCTTCGCCGTCTATTCACCGCCAGCTTCAGCTCCGCTCTCTTCACCAGCGCCTCCCCACGCTCCCTCTCCGCGAGTAACTTCACGCACGGCGGCGACAACGCCGCGTCCAGCGATCTCAACGCGGCGGCGCGGTGGCCGAGGAGATCAAGAGCCAGGGCCTTGAGGATGTGCGGGCCCGGGTCTCGGGGGGAGAGAGATAGAGCGATCTCGGCCTCGGTTAGGGCGGTTTTGGCGTGGGAGTGGGACTGGGTCTTGTGCGGGGCGGATCGGGCTCGGGTCAGGAGCTGGGATCCGAGAACGAAGTGGCGGGTGGCTTGGAGGGTGGCTCGGTTGTTGGTTCGGAGTTTGGTGAGGGCTTTTTTGGAGAGTTTGTGGATGGTGTAGAATATGGTGAGGGTTAGGATGAGAAGAGCTACCTGCAGCACCACCTCCGCTGCCATTTTCTGAAGAAGGTTTTTGACGGAGTTCACGGTGTTATACGATGACAAAACGGGTGATATTTGCTTTTCAGGGCCTCTTTTGTTGTACTTCATTCTTTTCGCACCGTAATTGTCTTGTTTTTGCTGTTATGTCCTTGTTGATACCGAGAGCAATTCTAGATGGCGAGCTTTCGATCTTTACGGGCAGACGATAGGAAACCCAGGTTTATTATGGGGATGCTATGCAAGGGGCAAAATCACAAAACTATGCGTACGTTGAGGTGTAAAATAGATTTACCAGAATTATCAAGAATTTCTATGTATCAATCTAAATTCAAGACTAAGAATTCTTGCCATACGTTTAGCTCAAAACTTGTGTTGATTATTTGATGTCAATTTTTTTATGACTCATCATGTTTTCTGCATTCATATAACAGATAAAGCTTTAGGAACAAAATGTTGGAAAGGATAGTATAGGTCGAAGGAAAGAAAATGTGTGATATCGACTTCAAAGATTTAGACCAGAGGAGAGTTCTCTCTTCCTTTTCCTCCGTAGTCCTCTACTCTTCCAGACTTTAGTGGTCTCTTCCCTACCCGTGTTCGTGGTCGATCTCTGCCCCGGCAGTGGCAGGCTTGATTTCCCTTTGCTTTTCCTTCCTTTTCCCATCACCGATGCCCAGATCTTCCTACTCCTTCAATCTCAGATAACCTATCCCTCTCTTTCTCCTCTTTTTCCAATATGAAATTCTTCACATAGGTGCACATCTTTCTCATCAATCAGTATTCTCAACGAAAGTTCACTGATTGGGTACTTTGAATTCAGTGTTGTATCATATATCATATAATGGCATGCCTGCAATTCCGTGGCTGCCCCTCTCGTTTCCTCTTTCTCTTTTTGGCTTTCTTTGGTTGTTCTGTCTGACAATTTGTTGCCAAGCGTTATGTTGATGATGTTGCATGATGTTTTGTATGGTTTTGAGGTTGGGGAATCACAGTTTGGATGGGATTTGGTTTGTTCAAGTCTCTTGGTTGTAGTAGCCGTGACGTCTCTGTGTCACATAAGGAATCTGTTTGTGGCGTTGTTAGCACAAACTTTTTCCTTCTCCTGTTCTGCAATCGAGTTGAACCTGGTGCAGTGTTCTCGTGTCAGAAAGTTTTCGGCGTTCTCGGAGATTCCGGCGTTCTCGGTGACGTCTTTGTGTCACCGGAAGTTTCAATACGTGGCGATGGTCGTGTTGACGCGTGTCGTCCTTCCCTGCCTTAGTTGGTTTGCTGGATGTTTGGATAACGATGGGCTGTTTGGTTATGTTTCCTTGTTTATCTTGTTTGCTTTGTGTTTGACCCGGTTGGTTTTTGTAAATCTTGGTTGTAAAGCTTTCTTCTTTCAATAAGACTTTGCCTTCCACTGCNNNNNNNNNNNNNNNNNNNNTTCATACTACAGAAGGAAAAGAAAAAAAAAAAACAACACACACACACACACAAAGCAAGTGATTACTTAACTGAAAAGAATATCTATCTCAAACTCCTAAAGAGACTTATCTCAAAATGTCAAAGATGAGAACCTGACATAAAAACCAAACCAAAAATGAGGAACCAACTCACTTGAAAGTAAACAAAACTAAAACCAAAGATGAGAAACCAAGTAAATTAAAAGTAAACAAAACAAAAACCAAATATATTACATTAGTATATATAACATAGTACTTCATTACACGATATTTAAATTAACTTAGTACGTTTTGTTAATTAGGAGTTGGTTTGCAACCAGATAATTTCTTTGGCCAAATCAAAGATGTCTGTACTTTAATTAATATTCCGTTGCTAAAATAGAACCAAAAATTGTTTCACCTCAATAATTAAGAAAATAGACTTGCTCAACCTTGGTTTATGATAACACTATCCTATTTTCGATTGACTTCGATAACAATACTCTTTGTAAGATCTATGAAAAAAAAAAATTTGAGACATGGTAATGAAGATAAGAGTTCAAAAATTACTTCACAACCCACAACATCCACAATAACAACTAATTATATAGAAGACACTTATATATCTAGGGTTAATGGCAATTTCGTGGTTTTTTAGAAACAGAGGGCATAAACAGAATCACACCCACCAAAAGTAAGGGCAAAATCATCCGTGCACTATTCATGTGAACAATACTTATGAATAGTAGACCATCATTTAGTATATAGGTAAACTAGAGTTGATACCCGCGCCTTGGCGCGGTGTATATTTATAAAGCTGGTTAATAATTTAGTTGATTGATGGAAAAGTTTTTGATATGTACTTCATAGAACTTCAATACATTGTATATTACATATACATATGATTCTAATAATAAAGCTATTACAAAAGCAACAACACTACATAACAAAACATCTAGTGTTGTGTCCTACCCAAAATAGTAAATGTCTTGTAAGTGAACAAAGCAGAACAACTTATCTGGAGCAGTATGATTGAAAATATAGCTCCAGTTTTGACTGTACAAAATGCTCCTATTTGTTTAACTGTTATTCACCAAAAACGCAATTTTAGAAAACTAAATATAGGAAAAAAAAAAAAAAAGACTAACTCTAAAGATCTATTTCATACTACAGAAGGAAAAGAAAAAGAAAAAAAAAACACAACACACACACACACACATAAAGCAAGTGATTAATTAGCTGAAAAGAATATCTATATCAAGCTCCTAAAGAGACTTATCTCAAAATGTCAAAGATGAGAACCTGACATAAAAACCAAACCAAAAATGAGGAACCAACTCAATTGAAAGTAAACAAAACTAAAACCAAAGATGAGAAACCAAGTAAATTAAAAGTAAACAAAACAAAACAAAAACCAAATATATTGCATCAGTATATATAACATAGCATTTCATCACACAGTATTTAAATTAACTTAGTACGTTTTGTTAATTAGGAGTTGGTTTGCAACCAGATAATTTCTTTGGCCAAATCAAAGATGTCTGTACTTCAATTAATATTCCGTTGCTAAAATAGAACCAAAATTGTTTCACCTCAATAATTAAGAAAATAAACTTGCTCAACCTTGGTCTATGATACCACTACCCTATTTTAGATTGACTTCGATAACAATACCCTTTGTGAGATCTATGAAGAAAAAAAAAATTGAGACACGGTACCCTATTTTAGATTGACTTCAATAACAATACCCTTTGTGAGATCTATGAAGAAAAAAAAAATTGAGACACGGTAATGAAGATAAGAGTTCAAAAATTACTTCCCAACCCACAACATCCTCAACAACAACTAATTATATAGAAGACAATCATATATCTAGGGTTAATGGTAATTTCGTGGTTTTTTAGAAACAGAGGACATAAACGGAATCACATCCACCAAAAGTAAGGGTAAAATCGTCCGTGCACTATTCATGTGATGTGAACAATGAATATGAACAGTAAACCATACTTTAGTATATAGTTAAATTTGTATTTACTGATACTTAGGGGGATTAACTTTATGCGGATTTCATGACAAAATCTGTTATCATTCTCCATCCGGCCAAAGCAAAACATCAATGGCGCTCACCCTGCCTACGTTTTCTATTAGATTTATTCAATATAGGAGGAGATTAGCCGTGCAATAATGATGTGGTTACTTGATTAGTTCCAATGCTAGAGCCCATAAAATCTACTGCATATATTAGAAAAACCAATAACNNNNNNNNNNNNNNNNNNNNAACTTAATTTATATTTGGATTACTTATTTCTCATTCATTTAACAACTAACATGCAATTGGAATGACTCATTCTCTCTCATATTACTTCTCTTTCCTATTCGTTCTCCCTTCTATTCCTACCCAATCCCATTCAACTTTAGTGAACGTCCCTTAAATTGTAATCGAAACATCTCATACAACAAGAACCCATGTTAAATACCCAACATCAACATCAATTAAAGTTTTCCTTAACATTTTATTTCGATTAGCAGTAATCAATTGTCGTAGTGTTAGTCTTTTGTACATGTGACGTACATGACTGAGTTTAATTGCTCACATGATGTTGGCATGTTGCAATGAACACTAATGTGGTCTTCCGATCCGCATGAGGGAAAGAGCTTTTATAACTTACGAATTGATAGAAGATTCAGACCAAAAAAAAAAAGAAAAAAAGAAAAAAAATTGATAGAAGACAAGCATTGCACATAAAACACAAGTCTTTGAGATGGTGAGAAGTAAAATACAACCATCATGTGGTTACTCCATGTCTACTAACAGTGATTTTGTTTCACTACATATTTAGATTATGTCATGTTGTCCGATTATCAATCAAGATCGGTCGCTTTGCTTTGAGCCATTTTGAAATGTACATATTCTGGCTCATAATCGACAACATGACATACCATATTGTATTACAACATTACCAAACTGTACCGTGACATGGAAAATGCCACTTTTCTAGTGTTCCCTAAGTTTATATAGCAAACAACTGCTGCAAACTTTGAGAGCCTGAAGAAGAAAGATGCAAGCCGCTGGACTTTAACTTGACCCATTAGGGGGGCAGAGAGGCTGATACCAATCCAAAACTTTCACACAGACTAGTACACCAACAAGAGGCTGCAGTAGAAGAACAATGCCAAGTTTCATAACAATGTCCTACTGATCCATTACTAGTTCCCGGTGGCGATTTAGGTCGCTGAGATAGTTGGAACAGGTATAATCTTCCAAATCACAAGCATCTAAGACTTGTGATCTCACTTGTGTAGACTTTTGTTTCAACTGTTCTCCATTTGGATCCTCACCCTCCAGTATTTTCACTACCTACACTACAAAAAAAAAAAAAAAAAAAAAAAATTGTCTGTTAAACTTGCAGGCTTGGATTTGAAAAACAAAAGTAACAAACCAGAGAAGATCGAGATTCATACCCGAGTCATGTATGGACGCTTGGTCGATTGATGTCGAATGCACATTGAGGCCACCAACATGGCTCTTTTTATTTCTACCGGATCATAGTTACCTTCTAATCGAGGATCTGCTAGTTCCTTCATATTGCCTGAATCCAGAAGTGGTTTTGCCTATGGAAACACAAGAATAGTTAATCAACTTTCAAGAATTTAGCATAACTACATACAATACTTCTCAATACAAAACCTAGCAGCGCAAAGGTAGTCGATTAGATTTCATTGTCGAAAATATTATCCATCTTCCTGAATGATGGGGACTTCGGGATTTTGCTTAAGGCTAATGTGTTCACCATTTGATATTGGAAGAGACTAGTAAACATCGCTTGGAAGAGTATAATCATACCCATATCACAAGGCTTTGTTGACTGTTATCAACTGCACGACGACCTGTTATGATCTCCAGTAATAAAACTCCATATGCAAATACATCAGTCTTCTCGTCGACGATTCCATGCATAAAGTACTCTGGAGACAAGTATCTGGAACAGTTTGGATTTCCATAAGCCCAAAAAGGTCTAATGGATGCATAAATATAACAAACAAGTAACTAAATCTGCATACAAACCCGAATGTGCCTTCAATAGGGAATACGACATGATGAGTCCATTTTTCAGGGAGCCACTTTGCTAATCCGAAATCAGATATCTGCTCGTGACAGTAAAATATATTAATTACATCCAGGAATATGTATATCTGAAAGTCCATACTTGGAGAACAACTAGAATACCTGAGCCTCAAAATCTTCGGACAATAATATATTGGAGGCCTTGATGTCTCTATGAATGATGCGCCTGTGGCAATCATGATGGAGATATTGTAACCCTTCTGCTACCCCAACTGCTACCTTAAACCTTATCTTCCATTCCATATGTTTCTCCGAAGCTGAGATGCAGAACATCTTTCATTAGCCAAATAGTTATGATGAAAGAAACAATCAACTGAAAAATAACAGGACAAGTAGAGCACCAAATAGTAGAGAAGCCAAGCTGCCATGTGGTGAATACTGGAGGACTAGGTGCAAACCACCATCGATGCCAAATCCGAGCAACTTAGCAGCATTCGGGTGGCTAATGTGTGCGATAACCCCAAGCTCTGCTAAGAAATCACCAATTCTGTCCTCCTTTTCAACCTCTTTTTCTTTCTTCATTAGCCTCTTTACTGCTACAATTTCACCATTGTTTAAGATTCCCTTGTAAACTTCTGCTTGCCCACCTTTCCCAATCAAATTATCTGCCAAATACAATACAATCACAACACAAAACATTAACCAACACAATTCTAGCTGTCAAAACATCAGAAGGAACAAAAAATGGAAAAGTTCAAGATGGAGTAAAAGTCAATATCATCAGCAACCCCCAATTCACCAATTGCTTTCATGTTAGGTTCATTCAGTCAAAATTTAGCCAGAAAATTCACACGAAAAAGACACCAAGTACTCGATTTTCATTTTATTTTCAAGCAAATAGTACTAATCTAAAATGTAAAATTGATGCTGCCATTCTCACCAGGTTTGAAATCGGCGGTAGCAGCAGCAAGTTCTGCATAATCAAAGTTCCTCCAGGAGGGTTTCAACGCCAGATATCCTTCACAATCTTCTCTCTCCCTTTCCTCCTCATCATCGTCGTCGGTGCTCCAAATCCTGGCCAATCTCTTCCTCAACTTTCTACTAGAGAATTCATAGCTATTTCCCAGCATTGGGATCATCGAGAATCTCCTCGCTGACTTCTTCTTCAAGGCATCAAACATCTCCTTCCCTTTATTCCATTGCATTCCATTGCTGATTTCACGCCCCAGCGTGCCCTGCTGGCTCAGTGGTGGTCTATCAGAAGAAAATGAAGACGCACAGCTGCTGCTGCTGTCTGAGTCCGTACCAAGGGCTTCCAGTACACCCCTCGGTGAAGGCTCCTGCTCGCACAGCTCTGCCTTCTTCAGGTCATCTTGGGATTTTATCTCTTCATCTACTGCATCTGCGTTTTCTAGCTCTGCTTTTATCTCTGCATCTTTGTTTCCTATCTCTGCTTTTCCTTTCGTTTCGCTCACCAACTCTGTAAAATCAATAACAATGTTCATGCTATTTTCGACAAATTGGTATATATCAATCACACAAATATGAAACTTAGTCAATGTTTCAATCCTGTTATACACATTTTCAACTACCCTTTTCGTTCTTCCTGTTAATTATCTTCATTTCTGAATATCTAAACACCTGAGAAGACAATACAAGAGAAATGAAGGGGATGACGTACCTTCCACTGCCATGGTTTAGGCTTCCTGGGTTTCCCAAACAACAACAATCTGCGGAATCCAAATGGTCTCAGAGATCGATCACTAAGACCAGGACCCTCTAAACCCAGAAAGAAGAGCCTTCAACAGAAACAAAAGGAAACAGACTCCTCCACTACATTAGCAGCTGGCTTCAGTAGGGGAGGGGGCGGATCAAGAACAACGGAGAAAAGGGTGAGGAAGAAATCGTGGGAGGAAGATATAGAAGACAAGTTTAGAAAATTGGTATATCTTTGGGAGGTTAGTTATTTCTTGGAGGAGCTGTAGCAAGCCAATTAATTCTCCATGAAGGTTACAGAGATGATTGCAGTATATAACTATATCATGCTATATTTATACACCTTCCTCAACTGTTTGGATTATATGCTACCAAAAACATTCACATTAGATTTCAATTTCTACGTACGTCTTGCCAAGGAGGGAATCTCACCCGTTGCTTTTCGCGCGCGTGATTTTTGCCGTGATGGATGGACGTGGAGTTTAGATTCTCAGGTCAAAATACAAAAAACAGGCAGATATTTTTTTTTTTTTTTTTTTTTTCTATTTTTTAAAGTTCTTATCCACTCTTCTGCGGCTCGGGTAGATGAAACTCAAAAAGTACCGATGTCTGTCAACTGGAAATATCGTGCCCTAGTAAATCTTGGATGTCAAAATTTAAATGAAATTTTATTTTTACATTCGATACGTGGAATTACAG encodes:
- the LOC101313748 gene encoding uncharacterized protein LOC101313748, coding for MKYNKRGPEKQISPVLSSYNTVNSVKNLLQKMAAEVVLQVALLILTLTIFYTIHKLSKKALTKLRTNNRATLQATRHFVLGSQLLTRARSAPHKTQSHSHAKTALTEAEIALSLSPRDPGPHILKALALDLLGHRAAALRSLDAALSPPCVKLLAERERGEALVKRAELKLAVNRRRRVDSAVEDLVEAVGLSEGEGDTTAFCLLGQCYEWKNMREEAREAFERALRMDSGSVLARQGLDRLWLNQSQAHEIGPD
- the LOC101302873 gene encoding receptor-like cytosolic serine/threonine-protein kinase RBK1-like encodes the protein MAVEELVSETKGKAEIGNKDAEIKAELENADAVDEEIKSQDDLKKAELCEQEPSPRGVLEALGTDSDSSSSCASSFSSDRPPLSQQGTLGREISNGMQWNKGKEMFDALKKKSARRFSMIPMLGNSYEFSSRKLRKRLARIWSTDDDDEEEREREDCEGYLALKPSWRNFDYAELAAATADFKPDNLIGKGGQAEVYKGILNNGEIVAVKRLMKKEKEVEKEDRIGDFLAELGVIAHISHPNAAKLLGFGIDGGLHLVLQYSPHGSLASLLFASEKHMEWKIRFKVAVGVAEGLQYLHHDCHRRIIHRDIKASNILLSEDFEAQISDFGLAKWLPEKWTHHVVFPIEGTFGYLSPEYFMHGIVDEKTDVFAYGVLLLEIITGRRAVDNSQQSLVIWAKPLLDSGNMKELADPRLEGNYDPVEIKRAMLVASMCIRHQSTKRPYMTRVVKILEGEDPNGEQLKQKSTQVRSQVLDACDLEDYTCSNYLSDLNRHRELVMDQ